Proteins encoded by one window of Halichondria panicea chromosome 8, odHalPani1.1, whole genome shotgun sequence:
- the LOC135339280 gene encoding histone-lysine N-methyltransferase SETD1A-like gives MAANDAGQKKRNNYKLLVDPELKKGSKKIYRINGKDVPGFPCSGPLRDPRTQKTVLGGATGTCVNMKIPRFKYDSFWEGPSPERDVFIIGLNETAGGSALRETCEEAAPLNCIKLHRHPKTKSFLGAATVCFEEWGGGRKALGRLDGKIVGGCYLGAELDDNGDHLKKYLDPVLKNVEKKPRTRPPSQDGLGMASDSDDMRTRNDSISESIISESEIDSTVQAMTPLTPTTIVKKDSDPFAVPSSAATKLYPFSSLHMLSASTTPTEVTSSPRTQFNSPFPMTPSSIDSGISLKTHSSTILSPDGRRKHSQSFSLPRIPNTPPPPLPPEEQAPPLPPQDSTAPPPLPPLPPVTKGGGAIENISSDEDDNKIEALSPVSEITQKDAFGNPHTFDPSLGLKSLLARKMDGSNVISSPSGGLTSNYEIEVEEISGDESPVMVYFEPLEVECISDDDEIGGDDMEVCSDDESSNVIEVNVKASIFPAQEPLLPPPRMIFPHPGFFLDPFRPHLPFLPPPSHRHHPHIPPGGMIGPHFPSPPPPRPFLEDHIPQANGYSRRRTNFAPSRLLSKAKLFRNLPSPRNKKDGISQDVLFKALDQLRMIVLNDVQKKIVESSAYPVLDSHWEKRQKEKQALSDKTTQESSTTDKEKTSQPLQPYRRMLPGMKVKTDSDREPEEVGGDKDDAEDEEEPSLPTPRKRLMNFKIPLVRGVGQRRGQSATVIRRRLFGGKEEPQSKSQKGLPPSKTYDECSDISSAEDFSSGSDEDSDRSSDAGSWNSDRDSSTEPTINDREKEYRAIFGDSSDSDNFENFVTTQNKSNKRRHPSGNHSDESIEDTAPPKKKRAGIKLKGKTPKTRKKQQRKGHDFATDDEQPTSLDKENLERIDRVIKQGHPPKPKYKKRTEIAEEAIFVEYLSVGPGKEDVQMFKLALARLIGEGEELVTGVHWAHYPDAPRPLKREPPTKRRRGTVSGEPADHVTGCARSEGYYKITMREKVKYLPHHRLKNTTQRSSDVKSKSSGRVNRANQRKLASLFSAGDVSSDLAKYNQLKARKKQLKFAKSTIHNWGLFAMESIAADEMIIEYVGQMVRQAVADEREKRYEAAGIGSSYLFRVDHDYIIDATRQGNLARFINHCCDPNCYAKVITVGVLKKIVIYSKRDIALGEEITYDYKFPIEDEKIPCLCGAPMCRGALN, from the exons ATGGCTGCAAATGATGCTGGGCAAAAGAAAAGAAACAACTACAAACTTTTAGTCGATCCCGAGCTCAAAAAAGGCTCCAAAAAGATCTACAGAATCAACGGCAAAGACGTGCCAGGG TTTCCATGCTCTGGTCCTCTGAGAGATCCTAGGACCCAGAAGACGGTCCTAGGAGGGGCTACTGGGACCTGTGTGAATATGAAGATACCCAGGTTCAAG TATGACAGCTTCTGGGAGGGACCTTCACCAGAGAGAGATGTGTTCATCATCGGACTCAACGAGACAGCTGGTGGGTCTGCCCTGAGGGAGACGTGTGAGGAGGCCGCTCCTCTCAACTGTATCAAGCTGCATCGTCACCCCAAGACTAAGAGCTTCCTGGGTGCCGCTACGGTGTGCTTTGAGGAGTGGGGTGGCGGGCGTAAGGCACTGGGTAGACTAGACGGAAAGATTGTGGGAGGATGCTATCTCGGAGCTGAGCTCGATGATAATG GAGACCACTTGAAGAAGTACTTGGACCCAGTGCTGAAGAACGTAGAGAAGAAGCCACGCACACGTCCACCCTCTCAAGACGGACTTGGTATGGCTTCTGATTCCGATGACATGAGAACTCGAAACGACTCAATCTCTGAGAGCATTATCAGCGAATCTGAGATTGACTCAACAGTTCAAGCGATGACCCCGCTAACTCCCACCACCATTGTGAAGAAAGATTCAGATCCATTTGCAGTTCCATCTTCCGCTGCTACCAAGCTCTATCCATTCTCCAGTCTGCACATGCTCAGCGCGTCGACCACGCCCACTGAAGTGACATCATCACCGCGGACACAGTTCAATTCTCCATTCCCCATGACACCGTCCAGTATTGATTCCGGTATATCGCTAAAAACCCACAGCAGCACTATTCTAAGTCCTGATGGAAGACGAAAACATTCGCAATCCTTTTCCCTCCCTCGTATCCCGAACACGCCCCCTCCTCCCCTACCCCCAGAGGAACAAGCGCCCCCTCTACCCCCTCAAGATTCAACTGCTCCTCCACCGCTCCCCCCGTTACCGCCGGTTAccaaagggggtggggcaatcGAAAACATCAGCTCGGACGAAGACGACAACAAAATCGAAGCTCTATCTCCAGTGAGTGAAATAACCCAGAAAGACGCTTTTGGTAATCCACACACCTTTGATCCCTCACTCGGTTTAAAATCACTCCTTGCCAGAAAAATGGACGGTAGCAATGTTATATCATCTCCATCTGGTGGACTTACTTCCAACTATGAAATAGAAGTCGAAGAAATCTCAGGAGACGAATCTCCAGTGATGGTCTATTTCGAACCGCTGGAAGTTGAGTGTATTTCAGATGATGATGAGATAGGCGGTGATGATATGGAAGTGTGCTCGGATGATGAAAGCTCTAATGTGATTGAAGTCAATGTGAAAGCCTCCATCTTTCCAGCACAAGAGCCGTTGTTGCCCCCTCCACGCATGATATTCCCACACCCGGGGTTTTTCCTCGATCCGTTTCGCCCACACCTTCCGTTCctcccaccaccctcacatcgtcaccacccacacatccctCCTGGTGGTATGATTGGTCCCCATTTTCCCTCCCCACCGCCTCCTCGTCCGTTCCTCGAAGACCACATACCCCAGGCCAACGGATACTCGCGTAGACGCACAAACTTTGCACCGAGTCGATTGCTAAGCAAAGCAAAACTGTTTCGAAATCTTCCCTCTCCAAGAAACAAAAAAGATGGCATTAGTCAGGACGTGTTGTTCAAAGCTTTGGATCAGTTGCGGATGATTGTGCTGAATGATGTACAGAAGAAGATAGTTGAGAGCTCTGCCTACCCAGTACTGGACAGCCACTGGGAGAAGAGACAGAAGgag aaACAAGCCTTGTCAGATAAGACCACTCAAGAGAGCAGCACTACTGATAAAGAGAAGACCTCACAACCTTTGCAACCCTATCGTCGTATGCTTCCAGGTATGAAGGTGAAGACAGACTCGGATAGAGAGCCAGAGGAAGTGGGCGGGGATAAGGATGACGCAGAGGATGAGGAGGAGCCTTCTCTGCCCACCCCCCGGAAGAGATTGATGAACTTCAAGATCCCACTAGTTCGTGGCGTAGGTCAGCGGAGAGGTCAGTCCGCCACTGTGATCAGACGGAGGCTATTTGGTGGGAAAG AAGAGCCACAGTCCAAGTCTCAGAAAGGTCTCCCACCATCAAAGACTTATGATGAGTGCTCAGATATCAGTAGCGCTGAGGACTTTAGCTCTGGCTCAGACGAGGACAGTGACAGGTCATCAGATGCTGGCAGCTGGAACAGTGACAGGGACTCCAGTACAGAGCCAACCAT CAATGACAGAGAAAAAGAATATCGTGCCATATTTGGAGACTCGAGTGACAGTGATAACTTCGAAAATTTCGTAACTACTCAGAACAAATCGAACAAACGACGCCATCCCTCGGGTAACCATAGCGACGAGTCCATTGAGGATACAGCTCCTCCAAAAAAGAAGCGAGCAGGAATCAAATTGAAAGGAAAAACGCCGAAAACTCGAAAGAAACAGCAACGAAAAGGACACGATTTTGCAACAGATGATGAGCAACCGACATCATTGGACAAAGAAAATCTGGAAAGAATTGACCGAGTCATCAAGCAAGGTCATCCACCGAAACCCAAATACAAGAAGCGAACGGAAATTGCTGAAGAGGCGATATTTGTTGAGTACTTGAGTGTTGGCCCAGGCAAGGAGGATGTGCAGATGTTCAAGCTGGCACTAGCACGGCTGATAGGAGAAGGGGAGGAGCTTGTGACGGGAGTGCACTGGGCACACTATCCTGATG CACCTCGTCCTCTCAAACGAGAGCCACCCACCAAAAGAAGGCGTGGCACTGTCTCTGGTGAACCCGCAGATCATGTGACAGGATGTGCTCGCTCCGAGGGCTACTATAAGATTACCATGAGAGAGAAGGTCAAGTACCTCCCACACCATCGACTCAAGAATACAACACAAAGGAGCTCAGATGTCAAG AGTAAGAGCAGTGGTCGAGTGAACAGGGCCAACCAGAGGAAGTTGGCCTCTCTCTTCAGTGCTGGGGACGTATCCAGTGACCTGGCCAAGTACAACCAACTCAAG GCAAGAAAGAAGCAGCTCAAGTTTGCCAAGTCCACTATTCACAATTGGGGCCTCTTTGCGATGGAGAGTATAGCAGCTGACGAGATGATCATTGAGTACGTAGGTCAGATGGTACGACAAGCCGTGGCAGACGAGAGGGAGAAGAGATACGAGGCAGCTGGTATAGGAAGCAGCTATCTGTTCCGGGTGGACCATGATTACATCATCGATGCCACCAGACAAGGGAACCTGGCTAGATTCATCAACCATTGCTGCGAT cccaaCTGTTACGCCAAGGTGATCACTGTTGGAGTTCTAAAGAAGATTGTTATCTACTCCAAGAGGGACATTGCCTTAGGAGAAGAGATCACGTACGACTACAAGTTCCCTATAGAAGACGAGAAAATCCCGTGCCTATGTGGAGCACCGATGTGCCGAGGGGCATTGAATTGA
- the LOC135339297 gene encoding LOW QUALITY PROTEIN: leupaxin-like (The sequence of the model RefSeq protein was modified relative to this genomic sequence to represent the inferred CDS: inserted 1 base in 1 codon), whose amino-acid sequence MDLDELLEDLQAALPPEQPAMVPRPPSNNSRSGSRQGVNGAMSPLDHLSDLHLSDEPERASITSSSIVVRYSDKKGGQGEPFDDVQYSEVKKGPLYKAKSSTSSTPPPLPDHTLSSPPPPVDEGSLSELDNLLAMLNDTQKDIQEAEQLPKAVKSDAPAARPSVTDLIDELSEVEDQVGGGRPIERDATDSGSKRINITASTATMELDELMQNLSKFEPNDAGANSRVGGSEAIPKSAMDDLSSMLGSLDQEMTHRHGVSTTAKGVCAACNKQILAKVVSALGRQWHPEHFTCAVCEMELGHVTYYESDGRPYCEKDYHELFAPRCAYCNGPILERVMRALDKTWHPEHFFCTLCGKHFGPEGFHEKDSKAFCRECYYEKYAPRCKRCDRSIMEGFITAMNAQWHPECFSCKVCQVTFPRGNYFEHEGEPHCEIHYHASRGTLCASCQKPVTGKCITAMGKKWHPEHFTCAFCLKLXQQGDLQGASSQPLLPALLHQALWLSHSLVHVTIM is encoded by the exons ATGGACCTAG ATGAGTTACTTGAGGACCTGCAAGCTGCCTTGCCACCGGAGCAGCCAGCTATGGTCCCCAGACCACCCTCCAACAACTCCAGGTCTGGTTCCAGGCAGGGGGTCAACGGTGCTATGTCCCCACTCGATCACTTGAGTGACTTACATCTGAGTGATGAGCCGGAGCGAGCCTCCATCACAAGCTCT TCCATCGTTGTCCGATACTCTGATAAAAAAGGAGGACAAGGCGAA ccATTTGACGATGTCCAGTACAGTGAAGTAAAGAAGGGTCCGCTCTACAAAGCCAAGTCCTCCACTTCCTCCACACCTCCACCCCTCccagaccacaccctctcatCACCCCCTCCCCCAGTGGACGAGGGTAGTCTATCAGAGCTCGACAACTTGCTGGCCATGCTCAACGACACACAGAAGGACATCCAGGAAG ctgagCAACTACCCAAGGCTGTTAAATCTGATGCCCCGGCTGCTCGACCATCCGTGACAGACCTTATTGATGAGCTGAGTGAGGTGGAGGATCAGGTGGGCGGGGGAAGACCCATAGAGAGAGATGCGACAGATAGTGGCAGCAAGCGTATCAACATCACGGCATCTACTGCAACCATGGAACTGGATGAACTCATGCAAAACTTGTCAAAGTTCGAGCCGAATGATGCCGGCGCTAACAGCAG GGTTGGTGGAAGTGAAGCTATCCCCAAGTCTGCTATGGATGATCTCAGCTCCATGTTGGGCTCTCTAGATCAAGAGATGACTCATCGCCACGGCGTCAGCACCACTGCAaagggtgtgtgtgcagcATGCAACAAACAGATACTGGCCAAGGTTGTCAGTGCCCTGGGCAGACAATGGCATCCGGAGCATTTCACGTGTGCTGTATGTGAGATGGAACTAGGTCATGTGACCTATTATGAGTCCGATGGCCGTCCTTATTGTGAGAAGGACTACCATGAGCTGTTTGCACCTCGCTGTGCCTACTGCAATGGCCCTATTCTTGAG cgAGTGATGCGTGCCCTGGACAAGACCTGGCACCCGGAGCATTTCTTCTGCACGTTGTGTGGGAAGCACTTTGGACCCGAGGGATTCCACGAGAAAGACTCCAAGGCATTTTGTCGGGAGTGCTATTATGAGAAGTATGCTCCTCGTTGCAAGAGGTGTGATAGATCCATCATGGAGGGCTTCATCACGGCCATGAATGCACAGTGGCATCCAGAGTGCTTCTCCTGCAAG GTGTGCCAGGTGACGTTTCCTCGTGGCAACTACTTCGAGCACGAGGGGGAGCCCCACTGTGAGATCCATTATCATGCCTCCAGGGGAACACTCTGTGCCAGCTGTCAGAAACCCGTCACTG GTAAGTGTATCACGGCGATGGGCAAGAAATGGCACCCTGAGCACTTCACCTGTGCCTTCTGCCTCAAGC CTCAACAAGGGGACCTTCAAGGAGCATCGTCACAACCCCTACTGCCAGCCTTGCTTCATCAAGCTCTTTGGCTGAGCCACTCGCTTGTACATGTGACTATCATGTGA
- the LOC135339308 gene encoding serine/threonine-protein phosphatase 4 catalytic subunit, with protein MTNYSDLDRQIEQLRRCEIIKENEVKNLCAKAREILIEESNVQRIDPPVTICGDIHGQFYDLKELFKVGGDVPETNYLFLGDFVDRGFYSVETFLLLLALKVRYPDRITLIRGNHESRQITQVYGFYDECKRKYGSVNVWRYCTEIFDYLSLSAIVDGKVFCVHGGLSPSINTLDQIRSIDRKQEVPHDGPMCDLLWSDPEDLKGWGISPRGAGYLFGSDVVQEFCTTNSVEMICRAHQLVMEGCKWHFGESVLTVWSAPNYCYRCGNVAAIFELDENIRKSYTIFEAAPNEVRGEPLRKPIPEYFL; from the exons ATGACAAACTATTCTGATTTGGATAG ACAAATAGAACAGTTACGTCGATGTGAGATTATCAAGGAGAATGAGGTCAAGAATCTTTGTGCCAAGGCAAGAGAGATTCTGATTGAGGAGAGCAATGTACAGAGAATAGACCCTCCAGTCAca ATATGTGGGGATATTCACGGGCAATTCTACGATCTCAAGGAGCTGTTTAAAGTCGGAGGAGATGTTCCAGAGACTAACTACTTGTTTCTGGGTGACTTTGTTGACCGAGGCTTCTACAGTGTGGAGACATTCCTGCTACTACTGGCCCTCAAG GTGAGGTATCCAGACAGAATCACATTAATCAGAGGGAACCACGAGAGCAGGCAAATCACTCAG GTGTATGGTTTTTATGACGAGTGTAAGAGGAAGTACGGCTCAGTGAATGTGTGGAGATACTGCACTGAGATCTTTGACTACCTCAGTCTCTCTGCCATTGTGGATGGCaag GTGTTCTGTGTCCACGGTGGTCTCTCCCCTTCCATTAACACTCTGGATCAGATACGCTCCATTGATAGGAAACAAGAAGTACCTCATGATGGACCAATGTGCGACCTGCTCTGGTCAGACCCTGAAG ATCTCAAGGGTTGGGGCATCAGTCCAAGAGGAGCTGGCTACCTCTTTGGCAGTGATGTAGTTCAAgag TTCTGCACAACCAACAGTGTGGAGATGATCTGTCGAGCTCACCAGTTGGTGATGGAGGGTTGCAAGTGGCACTTTGGTGAGTCAGTGCTCACTGTGTGGTCTGCTCCAAACTACTGCTACAG ATGTGGTAATGTGGCTGCCATTTTTGAACTGGATGAGAACATAAGGAAAAGCTATACAATATTCGAAGCAGCTCCAAAc gaggtCCGTGGTGAGCCACTGAGAAAACCTATCCCAGAGTACTTTTTATGA
- the LOC135339306 gene encoding coiled-coil domain-containing protein 42 homolog — protein MADRGSGGIDEIFKSTLEDMVKMPEKESNHLTPATRLLEKRREMAEVEQALASQKEEFQLKMETLQQRRDELERKEQQLKESLLKFDKFLKENDLKRGRALKKTKTEQELGRQKDKEIERLGQELQEHSAIVKEQKNDMARYAACKQFMESVIDYSDEFDEVHEVIARYSTLEHTREDLMENERESQDLIEIQRASMKKFTDDKNNEVLACNNELAHLQTRLEEAQTKTMKWESEWIRIQTTSTQKTLLLGQIKMATHNLSTLMYKHLQRRVPAHEAEQTLLQLDKLQTFLKDLTEITHEIQRHESAIPNQQLLRLQPLS, from the exons ATGGCAGACCGTGGAAGTGGTGGAATTGATGAGATCTTCAAAAGCACTCTTGAGGATATGGT TAAGATGCCAGAGAAAGAGTCGAATCATCTGACACCAGCTACCAGGCTGTTGGAGAAGAGAAGAGAGATGGCAGAAGTGGAGCAAGCCCTCGCTTCACAAAAAGag GAGTTCCAGTTGAAAATGGAGACTCTACAGCAACGTCGCGATGAGCTCGAGCGAAAAGAGCAACAGCTAAAAGAATCACTTCTCAAGTTTGACAAATTCTTGAag GAAAATGATTTGAAACGAGGCCGTGCTCTTAAGAAGACCAAAACCGAACAGGAGCTAGGTCGTCAGAAGGACAAAGAGATCGAGCGGCTAGGGCAGGAGCTACAAGAGCACTCTGCAATCGTCAAGGAGCAGAAGAACGATATGGCTAGATATGCAGCCTGTAAACAGTTTATGGAGAGTGTCATAGACTACTCGGATGAA TTTGACGAGGTCCATGAAGTGATAGCACGCTACAGTACTTTGGAGCACACGAGAGAAGACCTAATGGAGAATGAGAGAGAGTCTCAAGACTTGATTGAAATACAAAGGGCGAGTATGAAGAAGTTCACTGATGATAAGAACAACGAGGTGCTGGCATGTAACAATGAGCTGGCTCACTTGCAGACCAGACTGGAGGAGGCTCAGACCAAGACCATGAAGTG GGAGAGTGAGTGGATTCGTATTCAGACCACCTCGACTCAGAAGACGCTCTTGTTGGGTCAGATCAAGATGGCTACTCATAATCTCTCCACTCTAATGTACAAGCACCTACAGCGGAGAGTGCCAGCACACGAGGCTGAACAAACACTGCTACAGTTAGACAAG CTCCAAACATTCCTGAAAGATTTGACTGAGATCACTCATGAAATCCAGAGACATGAATCAGCCATTCCTAACCAACAGTTACTACGACTACAACCACTCAGCTAG
- the LOC135339289 gene encoding uncharacterized protein LOC135339289, translating into MPVLTEELAKYKAHRWQLSCVAFNHNGTQLASGGWDKEVHIWDASNLELIHSLKGAHKVPITSLCWHMPSKGRLICTGSADNTAVLWHAETGQRLGCLAEHSGWVLGTCFSKSGSFLATASWDHLVRIWDPATETLINDLRGHNSGVWSVDFHPKSSTLCTASEDGTVKVWDARTNRVVRTLSGGHSQGVYCAKWSPDGAMIASGSADTKICIWEPSTGYVINTIYGHTDTVKDLVFNPQTENVALPILASAGDFSIHISDPRPTQKADLLSLSPHLPGKEVEAVDISPDGSLLVSGGRDGYLALMTLFVPSLAPYTRQNTASILQRSHNVRNRSYIYDATADDISEVDSEIFEDDMQAEMEADALDNILADRSRVNRNVSTLSAVAKMKRMSRLGEKEVDLGDHATVKRKGPSARESRSKRVQQKAVDIPTMIAHLTATNRRFGAEESSSGSESEDEDTQDVKEDLLVKVSSRVSKYSGFNRKASVQEAIYKPPPPQLALLPDGAVGKLKHSRGVFESTGLDEMIEEEIEDQPKSELNLEEMKHVSSENTLTDNIADDEYYATLLPGELESPTHIVRDDSMNFDTESLMQSGKYSLNSPDYILNSSLRFEDFKNNRELVTSSPVDMTSPSHAGQGKKLFAPTLDPALEEDGEDSFADELGSGDEYGDNIPLSMI; encoded by the exons ATGCCTGTGCTTACAGAAGAACTAGCAAAATATAAGGCACACAG GTGGCAGTTATCCTGTGTAGCCTTCAATCACAATGGCACTCAGCTAGCCAGTGGTGGTTGGGACAAAGAGGTACACATCTGGGATGCTAGCAATTTGGAGCTGATACACAGCCTCAAGGGAGCACATAAAGTGCCCATTACAAGCCTCTGTTGGCACATGCCCAGTAAAGGTCGACTCATTTGCACTGGCTCTGCCGATAACACTGCAGTCCTCTGGCATGCAGAGACTGGCCAGCGACTGGGCTGCCTTGCAGAGCATTCAGGATGGGTACTTGGTACTTGCTTTTCAAAGAGTGGGAGTTTCTTAGCTACTGCTTCCTGGGATCACTTGGTTCGAATATGGGACCCTGCAACGGAAACGCTCATCAACGATCTCAGAGGGCACAATAGTGGTGTCTGGTCAGTGGATTTCCATCCAAAATCGTCTACTCTCTGCACTGCTAGCGAGGATGGCACTGTCAAGGTTTGGGATGCTAGGACCAATCGAGTGGTGAGGACACTCTCTGGGGGGCATAGTCAGGGGGTGTACTGTGCCAAATGGTCACCAGATGGAGCGATGATTGCTTCAGGTTCAGCAGATACGAAG ATATGCATCTGGGAGCCCAGTACTGGATATGTGATCAACACAATATACGGCCATACTGATACAGTCAAAGATTTAGTCTTCAATCCACAAACAGAAAATGTGGCTCTTCCAATCCTCGCCTCCGCAGGTGACTTTTCCATTCACATTTCTGACCCCAGGCCCACGCAAAAAGCTGATCTTCTCTCCCTCTCACCACACCTTCCTGGAAAAGAAGTAGAAGCTGTAGACATTTCCCCTGATGGTTCGCTGCTTGTCTCAGGGGGACGAGATGGTTATCTTGCTCTAATGACTCTGTTTGTACCATCTTTAGCTCCTTACACAAGGCAAAATACTGCTTCTATTTTGCAAAGAAGTCACAATGTTCGCAATCGTTCATACATTTATGATGCTACAGCTGACGATATTTCTGAAGTCGATTCTGAGATCTTTGAAGACGATATGCAGGCCGAAATGGAGGCAGATGCTTTAGACAACATTTTAGCTGACAGGTCAAGAGTAAACCGAAATGTATCAACATTGTCTGCTGTTGCTAAAATGAAGCGAATGAGTCGTCTGGGAGAAAAAGAAGTGGACTTAGGTGATCATGCGACAGTTAAGAGGAAAGGACCAAGTGCTCGGGAATCTAGAAGCAAGAGAGTTCAACAAAAGGCTGTTGATATTCCTACAATGATAGCTCACCTCACTGCTACAAATCGTCGGTTTGGAGCCGAAGAAAGCAGCAGTGGTAGTGAATCAGAAGATGAAGATACTCAAGATGTCAAGGAGGACTTGCTAGTTAAAGTGTCTTCGAGAGTCTCCAAGTACAGTGGCTTCAATCGAAAAGCCTCAGTCCAGGAAGCAATCTATAAGCCTCCCCCACCGCAGCTAGCTCTACTACCAGATGGAGCTGTAGGTAAACTAAAACATAGTCGTGGCGTATTTGAAAGTACTGGACTTGATGAAATGATCGAAGAAGAAATCGAAGACCAACCAAAGTCGGAATTGAACTTGGAAGAGATGAAACATGTTTCCAGTGAGAATACCCTAACTGATAATATTGCAGATGATGAATACTATGCAACTCTTCTCCCTGGGGAGCTCGAAAGCCCTACACATATTGTCAGAGATGACTCGATGAATTTCGATACAGAGTCGCTCATGCAATCCGGAAAGTATTCGCTCAATTCACCAGACTACATTCTGAACTCCAGTCTACGCTTTGAAGACTTCAAAAACAATCGTGAACTTGTGACATCATCGCCCGTCGATATGACATCTCCTTCGCACGCAGGTCAGGGTAAGAAACTATTTGCACCAACTCTAGACCCTGCTCTGGAAGAAGATGGGGAAGATTCTTTTGCAGACGAGTTAGGTAGTGGAGATGAATATGGAGACAATATTCCTCTGAGCATGATTTAG